From one Chryseobacterium sp. 3008163 genomic stretch:
- a CDS encoding nitrilase family protein, which produces MDKIKISTAQFEAKNADKAYNLSVIEKLAKKAFEEGSDVIAFHECSITGYTFARHLNKEQMLNLAEFVPSGESTQKLIEIATKYNIVILAGLFEKDENDNLYKPYICVDKNGLIAKHRKIHPFINPYLTAGQSYTIFEINGWKCGILICYDNNIIENVRATTLLGANIIFMPHVTMCTPSTRPGAGFVDPKLWLNREADPTSLRLEFDGMKGRAWLMKWLPARAYDNGIYAVFSNPIGMDDDQLKNGCSMIIDPYGDILAECRSFDDSFVTATITPEKLANAGGNRYIKSRKPDLYRDIIGKDHDSEQKVIWLNTGEKK; this is translated from the coding sequence ATGGACAAAATAAAAATCTCAACAGCCCAATTCGAGGCTAAAAATGCTGACAAAGCCTACAATTTATCAGTAATTGAAAAACTTGCTAAAAAAGCATTCGAAGAAGGTTCTGATGTAATTGCCTTTCACGAATGTTCTATTACCGGTTACACATTTGCAAGGCATCTTAACAAAGAACAAATGCTTAATTTGGCCGAATTCGTCCCCAGTGGTGAGAGCACACAAAAACTAATAGAGATCGCCACCAAATATAACATTGTAATTTTAGCCGGACTGTTTGAAAAGGATGAAAATGACAATTTATACAAGCCATACATCTGTGTAGATAAAAATGGGTTAATTGCGAAACATCGTAAAATACACCCTTTCATAAATCCATATTTAACTGCTGGACAAAGCTATACTATTTTTGAGATCAACGGGTGGAAATGTGGCATTTTGATCTGCTACGACAATAACATCATTGAAAATGTAAGAGCGACAACGCTATTGGGTGCAAATATCATTTTTATGCCACATGTAACTATGTGTACACCATCAACCCGACCGGGAGCCGGCTTTGTTGATCCCAAATTATGGCTAAACCGTGAAGCTGACCCAACTTCATTACGTTTGGAATTTGACGGTATGAAAGGCAGGGCTTGGCTCATGAAATGGTTGCCAGCAAGAGCGTATGACAATGGGATATACGCAGTATTCTCAAATCCAATTGGAATGGACGATGATCAATTGAAAAATGGATGCTCAATGATAATAGATCCATATGGAGATATTCTTGCAGAATGTCGTTCATTTGACGATAGCTTTGTGACAGCAACCATTACCCCCGAAAAACTTGCTAATGCAGGTGGAAATCGTTATATAAAATCCAGAAAACCAGATTTGTACCGAGACATCATAGGGAAAGATCACGATTCGGAACAAAAAGTAATTTGGTTGAACACGGGCGAAAAAAAATAA
- a CDS encoding DUF6597 domain-containing transcriptional factor, with the protein MQIAPTKELSPYIKHYLFLESEGTLSKKLRLFSDGNTGMVMTFRGNLISNTHGTSTLNYPNSFLYGQISTFRDLYLAGKTSIIIVVFQPYGFNHLLGISANEMRESIVATEDIFGSKDSLLYEKLSEVSYLETKIQILNAFFIKQAAKKNLSNQNLIHPTLNYILKTKGQ; encoded by the coding sequence CACCAACAAAAGAACTATCACCTTACATCAAGCACTATCTTTTTTTAGAGAGTGAAGGAACTCTATCAAAAAAACTTCGCTTGTTTTCTGATGGTAACACTGGTATGGTTATGACTTTTAGAGGCAATCTTATTTCAAACACTCATGGCACTAGTACTTTAAATTATCCAAATTCGTTTTTGTATGGACAGATTAGTACGTTTAGAGATTTGTATTTGGCAGGAAAAACATCAATAATTATTGTCGTTTTTCAACCTTATGGTTTCAATCATTTATTGGGAATATCCGCAAATGAAATGCGAGAGAGCATTGTTGCGACAGAAGATATATTTGGCAGTAAGGATTCGCTGCTTTATGAAAAATTATCTGAAGTATCCTATTTAGAAACAAAAATACAAATCCTGAATGCTTTTTTTATTAAACAGGCTGCTAAAAAAAATCTTTCAAACCAAAATCTTATTCATCCAACATTAAATTACATTCTGAAAACAAAGGGGCAATAA
- a CDS encoding helix-turn-helix domain-containing protein produces MVKHTGYSERHIERIFKECIGLNPKKFGNIVKLHFFLNLLKYKSSQSNITDLCYDAGYADQSHLIKEFKKYTGITPTQYLKNTNRLAINFMEIKSNEIPMSDLYNL; encoded by the coding sequence TTGGTAAAACATACTGGTTATTCGGAAAGGCACATCGAAAGAATTTTTAAAGAATGTATTGGGTTAAATCCAAAAAAGTTTGGAAACATTGTAAAGTTGCATTTCTTTTTGAACCTACTCAAGTACAAGTCAAGCCAAAGCAATATTACCGATTTATGCTACGACGCTGGGTATGCTGACCAATCGCATTTAATCAAAGAATTTAAAAAATATACGGGCATAACTCCTACTCAATATTTAAAAAATACCAATAGATTAGCAATAAATTTTATGGAAATAAAATCTAATGAGATACCGATGTCGGATTTGTACAATTTATAG